A genomic region of Daphnia carinata strain CSIRO-1 chromosome 5, CSIRO_AGI_Dcar_HiC_V3, whole genome shotgun sequence contains the following coding sequences:
- the LOC132087985 gene encoding adhesive plaque matrix protein-like, whose amino-acid sequence MKSMIPAALLLACVALVNLGAVQAGQTNTNINENSNSNDNILYDILVSIAESGPEEPIPTVKPRPPVVPTYKPKPTYKPTYQPTYRPTHKPIYKPTHKPIYKPTHRPTYKPTQKPYPTHKPTQKPYPTHKPTQNPYPTYKPTHKPHPTYKPTHMPHPTYKPTHMPHPTYKPTHKPVPTYKPVPTYKPRPTVVPTYRPATTEHYKEKPCKHCSPYSTSHDSHAQKPSEFAFGLNFENPFNFKTSDNEKSESDVKSNEATQVFNEDVLETNFLRASLESETSDMESQNMEFEN is encoded by the exons atgaaatctaTG ATTCCAGCTGCTTTACTGTTAGCGTGTGTCGCACTCGTTAATTTGGGTGCTGTACAAGCTGGACAAACAAACACCAACATCAACGAAAATAGCAATAGTAACGACAACATCTTGTATGACATCCTGGTGAGCATTGCAGAGTCTGGCCCAGAGGAACCCATTCCGACTGTGAAGCCCAGGCCTCCAGTAGTCCCTACCTACAAGCCCAAGCCGACCTACAAGCCTACTTACCAGCCTACTTACAGGCCTACCCACAAGCCTATCTACAAGCCTACCCACAAGCCTATCTACAAGCCTACCCACAGGCCTACCTATAAGCCTACCCAAAAGCCCTACCCTACCCACAAGCCTACCCAAAAGCCCTACCCTACCCACAAGCCTACCCAAAACCCCTACCCTACCTACAAGCCTACCCACAAGCCCCACCCTACATACAAGCCTACCCACATGCCCCACCCTACATACAAGCCTACCCACATGCCCCATCCTACCTACAAGCCTACCCACAAGCCCGTCCCTACCTACAAGCCTGTGCCGACCTACAAGCCCAGGCCTACTGTGGTCCCCACCTACAGGCCGGCCACCACTGAACACTACAAAGAAAAGCCCTGCAAACATTGTTCTCCCTACTCGACATCGCACGATTCTCATGCACAGAAACCTTCCGAATTCGCATTCGGTTTAAATTTCGAAAATCCCTTCAATTTCAAAACGAGCGATAACGAAAAATCAGAGTCCGACGTAAAATCGAATGAGGCAACGCAAGTGTTCAATGAGGACGTACTCGAAACGAACTTCCTCAGAGCTTCACTAGAGAGCGAGACTTCAGACATGGAGTCGCAGAACATGGAATTCGAAAACTAA
- the LOC130695818 gene encoding uncharacterized protein LOC130695818 — protein MASVTINLLVAACILTLINVSSTAAKPFNTNINTNYNSNYNANLNANYLISSLLNYILDLLQIIHKNGQRSRPVDIPPFPQLHDITDLRQIQSPATLSLSPSFNLMDGNKEPTAVNKADEDRKAIEAAVDAFKGPDVPALVSPIPLDTWGLRLAVPEPPEKQATKMELLKALAEA, from the exons atggccaGCGTTACTATTAATTTACTA GTTGCTGCTTGCATTTTGACGCTGATCAACGTGAGCTCCACAGCGGCAAAGCCCTTTAACACGAACATAAATACAAATTACAATAGTAACTACAATGCAAACTTAAATGCAAATTACCTGATCAGTTCACTATTGAACTACATTTTGGACCTATTGCAAATTATCCACAAGAATGGGCAACGTTCTAGACCTGTTGATATTCCACCCTTTCCTCAGCTTCATGACATCACGGACCTGCGGCAAATCCAGTCACCAGCTACTCTTTCACTATCACCCTCTTTCAACTTGATGGATGGCAATAAGGAACCTACTGCTGTTAATAAGG CCGATGAAGATAGAAAAGCCATTGAAGCTGCCGTGGATGCTTTCAAGGGACCTGATGTCCCCGCCCTCGTTTCGCCAATCCCTTTGGATACGTGGGGTCTTCGTCTTGCAGTACCAGAGCCTCCGGAGAAACAAGCTACTAAAATGGAACTCCTCAAGGCCCTCGCAGAAGCCTAA
- the LOC130696272 gene encoding pupal cuticle protein-like has product MKISAAAILLLACAVSGQWIQPGGSEVARQFQSQDGYGQAKYGYSHPGQSAETHRDAQGNQVGSYAYISPEGREIRVNFIADSNGYRVDNDYTQETPEVAAARSEHLAAHAAALAAAKAASPNQEAWDAPQPVKSKQVVVPQQVSWTTPQQKTWVAPPTSNWAPVQAYHGPPQPVQDTPEVQAAKAEFFQTFNVAAARAPKEQNVIAPAKKAWVAPEQKSWVAPVQNKWVAPVQNKWVAPTSFAPAHVHYGLPVPVQDTPEVQAAKAEFFNSFREAAARVPAQENFVAPQEKTWTAPQPATWVAPQQNTWAAPQPVVLDQYGLPQQVEDTPDVQAARAQFFRAFKAAAKAAESASAAAAQKAAQQGNYY; this is encoded by the exons ATGAAAATCTCG GCTGCAGCTATCCTTTTGTTGGCCTGTGCCGTTTCCGGCCAATGGATTCAACCAGGCGGGAGTGAAGTGGCCCGTCAATTTCAATCTCAAGACGGGTATGGCCAGGCAAAATATGGCTATTCTCATCCAGGTCAATCGGCTGAGACGCACAGGGATGCCCAGGGAAATCAAGTAGGTAGTTACGCGTACATCAGCCCTGAAGGAAGAGAGATCCGCGTCAACTTTATTGCTGATTCCAACGGCTATCGCGTTGATAACGATTACACTCAAGAAACACCTGAAGTGGCTGCTGCCCGATCTGAGCATTTGGCCGCTCACGCAGCTGCTCTAGCCGCCGCTAAAGCCGCATCACCAAACCAAGAAGCATGGGATGCTCCTCAACCTGTTAAAAGCAAGCAGGTGGTAGTACCCCAACAGGTGAGCTGGACGACTCCTCAGCAAAAGACTTGGGTCGCTCCTCCGACTAGCAACTGGGCTCCAGTTCAAGCCTACCATGGACCCCCTCAGCCTGTTCAAGATACTCCCGAAGTCCAAGCAGCCAAAGCCGAATTTTTCCAGACTTTTAACGTTGCTGCTGCCCGCGCCCCAAAAGAACAGAACGTGATTGCTCCTGCAAAGAAAGCCTGGGTCGCTCCTGAACAGAAATCGTGGGTCGCTCCCgttcaaaacaaatgggtTGCTCCtgttcaaaacaaatgggtCGCTCCTACTAGCTTTGCGCCTGCCCATGTCCACTACGGTTTGCCCGTACCTGTACAAGACACTCCTGAAGTCCAAGCTGCCAAAGCCGAATTTTTCAATTCCTTCAGAGAGGCAGCTGCCCGTGTACCTGCACAAGAAAACTTTGTTGCTCCTCAAGAAAAGACCTGGACCGCTCCTCAGCCAGCAACATGGGTTGCTCCTCAACAGAACACTTGGGCAGCTCCGCAGCCTGTGGTCTTAGACCAATACGGTTTACCCCAACAGGTTGAAGACACTCCCGACGTCCAGGCAGCCAGAGCACAGTTTTTCCGTGCTTTCAAGGCAGCAGCGAAAGCCGCTGAATCAGCATCAGCAGCCGCGGCCCAGAAAGCAGCGCAACAAGGAAATTACTACTAG
- the LOC130696274 gene encoding pupal cuticle protein-like: protein MNIPVAAIILFACAVSGKWIQPNTNEVARQFQSQDGFGQAKYGYSHPGQSAETHRDARGNQVGSYAYIDPEGREIRVNFIADENGYRVDNDHTQETAEVAAARSSHLAAHAAALAAARAASPNQEEWDTPQPVRSKPVTIPQAKSWAAPQQSWSNPPTTKWAPVQADYSLPVPVQDTPEVQAAKNEFYQSYREAAARAPQQESVIVHQQNNWEAPQQKTRIAPQYNTWATPQSVQPSSSDIARQYQSQDGHGQAKYGYSHPGQSAETHRDAQGNQVGSYAYISPEGKEIRVNFIADENGYRVDNDHTQETAEVAAARSAHLAAHAAALEAAKAAPQYEEVWDAPQPAKSRAVAVPQQTRWTTLMNEYAL, encoded by the exons ATGAATATTCCG GTTGCAGCTATTATTTTGTTCGCTTGTGCGGTTTCGGGGAAATGGATCCAACCTAACACAAACGAAGTAGCCCGTCAATTTCAATCTCAAGACGGCTTCGGCCAGGCAAAGTACGGCTATTCTCATCCAGGTCAATCAGCTGAAACGCACAGAGATGCCCGTGGTAACCAGGTAGGCAGCTACGCATACATTGACCCAGAGGGTAGAGAAATCCGTGTCAACTTCATCGCCGATGAAAACGGTTATCGAGTTGATAACGATCACACTCAAGAAACAGCTGAAGTAGCTGCCGCTCGTTCTTCTCACCTGGCTGCTCACGCGGCCGCTTTAGCTGCTGCCAGAGCAGCGTCACCAAACCAAGAAGAATGGGACACTCCTCAGCCAGTTAGAAGCAAGCCCGTAACAATCCCCCAAGCGAAGAGCTGGGCTGCTCCTCAGCAAAGCTGGTCTAACCCCCCGACCACCAAATGGGCTCCTGTTCAAGCCGATTATAGTTTGCCCGTACCAGTACAGGACACCCCTGAAGTTCAGGCAGCAAAGAATGAATTTTATCAGAGTTACAGAGAAGCTGCAGCTCGTGCGCCCCAGCAGGAGAGCGTGATCGTCCACCAACAGAATAACTGGGAGGCTCCCCAACAGAAAACCCGTATCGCTCCTCAATACAACACTTGGGCAACCCCACAATCAGTTCAACCTTCATCAAGTGATATTGCTCGCCAATACCAATCTCAAGATGGACACGGCCAAGCCAAGTATGGTTATTCCCACCCCGGCCAGTCTGCCGAGACGCACAGGGATGCCCAAGGTAACCAGGTGGGCAGCTACGCATACATCAGCCCTGAAGGAAAGGAGATCCGTGTGAACTTCATTGCTGACGAGAATGGCTATCGAGTTGATAATGACCACACCCAAGAAACAGCTGAGGTTGCCGCCGCCCGATCTGCACACTTGGCCGCACATGCTGCTGCCTTAGAAGCTGCCAAAGCAGCTCCGCAATACGAAGAAGTATGGGATGCTCCGCAGCCGGCCAAGAGTAGAGCGGTAGCAGTACCTCAGCAAACAAGATGGACCACTCTCATGAATGAATATGCTCTTTAA
- the LOC130696250 gene encoding uncharacterized protein LOC130696250 isoform X2: MTLSDDLEVDCCEEELSEAQVNFYSNAIKEYEKALSEANQIKKGSSVTKTGNVWLVKSTYLVKVRNPVPPATQLPPLVGQHSLNNPRSGPNLFMVRPPIPTAPPLSTKILVSTNQSSISTPITQEGTPTVVNEASLPVVEETPFPASQLLSQFTVTTAKKQKPAPLSHTPETLQVSQVVHSSHPPIVTQVTNSAKVIQIAPTVKVSHVVQIPKVAPASQAVLVTPSIQLSGNAKKANSNPSPNATKPNKPPDAPTVPAPVQSNQLMTAVTLPSNPPPPAKSVQKESGHTSEDPKLLSKTIPSLCVVVRPANAVPDAVNAKKREALDSFVKSRLVLDGRRFAEWLMQVGLLRSQQFGLCRTHCNGNPTPVPLQLRMYAEENKFPYSGGYVWISKCCDRNFVSIFRESIFEDAAHSPTVLLKLIYHWACQTTVANVVQWVKIDHPYLRLFYTMLRSVCTVEVHTSTPLFGSKNGRVEVGVISLGTTSTDGKRRDVKVEVLGVYDQETKKLRLRACEPIVGDTRSRARFTKILEPLPRWVNQKSVIMTDFTVDRTALEELGFHHVVQKNLNTVPADDRLNNRTVMDYLRKTVPKVFQNTLSLLSTATIQQFLDELIWREINGQSSSDAFHNIIRDISAQARADTGVPLVKRLPIVSVDPFKDWSINQTKANIHNTVSSNETIITSSGAMKRPISSTSKDASAASGASNPKEARSALYYATMSDSGKEATSCDPKEAETAQPTYLPCQHANCHKVTKSNLEMMMHLRQHLVEDSVSDGKDWKEHCSYCLDTLATVGQKKGHEEIRHTFLSSFSVQKSREDVATVKDIICLICHERFVSLRLLDHHLEKTHVYCEMPYRCRVCQFQTSVHSQLIDHFYDNHKKSLHLLCPLCLDTFDTKGDNLAKGFDTGHLQYLQHLKNHLPLTNGHTCKRCVLTFQQYDQLRYHVRTDHTSAVANAQVRPFSYTVIKPNSNRVMQPASQQSQTMIQSNPSIMTILPLSSDLMSPISDSCSQNTSASGSGIKSGVRTYSKDFLQDIPNTSVARRLPNVILTDDMLLTVNLCIECKEPLKKKNHFTGYMCCTLCRFSTCCCIAMKQHQNHVHKGKSGPILGSVYALSEAVKCKCGFSSTSGLELERHLVHCGEKSVIVAP, translated from the exons ATGACGCTTTCAGACGATTTGGAAGTCGATTGTTGTGAAGAAGAATTGAGTGAAGCTCAAGTGAACTTTTATTCAAATGCCATAAAGGAATATGAAAAAGCTTTGTCAGAAGCCAACCAAATCAAGAAAG GTTCTTCAGTCACAAAAACAGGAAATGTTTGGTTAGTGAAATCTACTTACCTGGTTAAAGTTAGAAATCCAGTACCACCGGCAACACAACTACCACCATTAGTTGGCCAGCATTCTCTTAATAATCCCCGGAGTGGACCTAATTTGTTCATGGTGCGACCCCCTATTCCTACTGCACCCCCCCTCTCAACAAAAATTCTGGTATCAACCAATCAATCTTCAATTTCCACACCAATAACCCAAGAAGGAACACCTACAGTTGTTAATGAAGCTTCACTTCCAGTTGTTGAAGAAACCCCATTTCCAGCATCACAGTTACTTTCACAATTCACTGTAACTACTGCCAAAAAACAGAAACCAGCACCATTGTCACATACTCCTGAAACTCTACAAGTTTCTCAAGTGGTTCACAGTAGTCACCCACCAATTGTAACACAAGTTACTAATTCTGCAAAAGTTATCCAAATTGCCCCAACTGTCAAAGTTTCCCATGTTGTTCAAATTCCTAAAGTTGCCCCAGCTTCCCAAGCTGTGTTGGTTACCCCTTCCATACAGCTTAGTGGAAATGCCAAGAAGGCGAATAGTAATCCATCTCCTAATGCAACAAAGCCCAATAAACCACCAGATGCTCCCACAGTTCCTGCACCTGTACAATCCAATCAGCTGATGACTGCAGTGACATTGCCTTCTAACCCTCCTCCTCCAGCAAAGAGTGTCCAAAAAGAATCTGGTCACACTTCTGAAGATCCAAAACTCTTGTCCAAAACCATTCCATCACTCTGTGTCGTTGTTCGCCCTGCAAATGCAGTTCCTGATGCTGTGAATGCCAAGAAACGAGAAGCTCTAG ATTCATTTGTCAAAAGTCGTTTAGTCCTTGATGGTCGTCGGTTTGCTGAATGGCTAATGCAAGTAGGGCTACTGCGAAGTCAGCAATTCGGTTTATGTCGGACACATTGTAACGGGAACCCAACACCGGTCCCTTTACAACTTAGGATGTATGCTGAAGAGAATAAATTTCCGTACAG CGGAGGCTATGTATGGATATCAAAGTGTTGCGATCGCAATTTCGTTTCCATCTTTCGTGAATCGATATTTGAAGATGCGGCTCATTCACCAACTGTTTTATTAAAGTTGATCTACCATTGGGCTTGCCAGACAACTGTCGCCAATGTAGTACAATGGGTGAAAATAGATCATCCCTATCTTCGCCTATTTTATACCATGTTGCGAAGTGTTTGTACGGTTGAAGTCCACACCAGCACTCCGTTATTCGGTTCCAAGAACGGTCGCGTTGAAGTTGGAGTTATATCGTTGGGAACAACGTCAACAGATGGAAAACGGCGGGATGTTAAGGTTGAAGTGCTGGGCGTCTATGatcaagaaacgaaaaaactcCGGCTCCGTGCCTGCGAACCAATCGTTGGAGATACCCGTAGTCGAGCTCGATTCACCAAAATACTGGAACCTCTTCCAAG ATGGGTGAACCAGAAGTCAGTTATCATGACTGATTTCACTGTTGACCGTACTGCTCTCGAAGAGCTTGGATTTCATCATGTTGTTCAGAAAAACTTGAACACGGTACCAGCCGATGACCGCCTCAATAATCGCACGGTGATGGATTATCTCCGTAAAACTGTACCGAAGGTGTTCCAGAATACCTTGTCCCTTCTGTCTACGGCAACGATTCAGCAGTTTCTTGATGAGCTTATTTGGCGAGAAATCAACGGTCAGTCATCGTCTGACGCGTTCCACAACATTATCCGTGATATTAGCGCACAGGCTCGTGCAGATACTGGTGTGCCATTAGTCAAGCGACTACCCATTGTATCGGTTGATCCATTCAAAGACTGGAGCATTAACCAAACCAAAGCAAACATACACAACACAGTTTCTTCAAACGAAACCATCATTACCAGCTCAGGAGCTATGAAACGGCCCATTTCATCAACTAGCAAAGATGCTTCTGCAGCCAGCGGTGCAAGCAACCCGAAAGAAGCGCGTTCTGCTTTATACTATGCCACCATGTCAGATTCAGGCAAAGAGGCTACCTCATGCGATCCAAAGGAAGCGGAGACCGCACAACCCACTTATCTACCTTGTCAG CACGCGAACTGTCACAAGGTGACGAAAAGCAATTTGGAAATGATGATGCATTTGAGGCAGCACTTGGTTGAGGACTCAGTGAGCGATGGGAAGGACTGGAAAGAACATTGCAGCTACTGCTTGGATACGCTAGCTACGGTTGGCCAGAAAAAAGGGCACGAAGAAATTCGCCACACCTTTCTTTCGTCGTTCAGT GTTCAAAAATCGAGAGAAGATGTTGCCACGGTTAAAGATATAATATGTTTAATCTGTCACGAGAGATTTGTCTCTCTTCGCCTGTTAGACCATCACCTGGAAAAAACGCATGTGTATTGCGAGATGCCCTATCGGTGCCGTGTGTGTCAATTCCAGACGTCAGTGCACTCGCAGTTGATTGATCACTTTTACGACAATCATAAGAAAAGCTTGCATTTGTTATGCCCGTTGTGCCTCGATACGTTCGACACGAAAGGCGACAATTTAGCTAAAGGGTTCGATACAGGCCATTTGCAATATTTGCAACACCTGAAAAATCATCTTCCGTTGACTAATGGCCATACTTGCAAACGCTGTGTTTTGACTTTCCAACAATACGACCAGTTACGGTACCACGTCCGCACGGATCATACGTCAGCCGTTGCGAACGCCCAAGTCCGTCCTTTCTCTTACACGGTCATAAAACCAAACAGCAATAGAGTTATGCAGCCAGCCAGTCAGCAGAGTCAAACGATGATACAGTCTAACCCATCCATTATGACAATCTTACCACTTTCATCCGATTTGATGTCCCCAATTTCCGACTCTTGTTCCCAAAACACATCGGCATCTGGATCTGGAATCAAATCAGGAGTTAGGACGTACTCTAAAGATTTTCTCCAAGACATACCGAACACAAGTGTAGCTCGTCGACTTCCGAATGTGATTCTGACGGACGATATGCTTCTTACGGTTAATCTGTGCATTGAGTGCAAAGAGcctttgaagaagaaaaatcatttcactGGATACATGTGTTGCACTCTCTGTCGCTTTTCAACTTGCTGCTGCATCGCCATGAAACAACACCAAAATCATGTCCATAAAGGAAAATCAGGTCCAATTCTCG GTTCAGTTTACGCTCTGAGTGAGGCGGTGAAATGCAAGTGTGGATTCTCCAGCACCAGCGGACTTGAATTGGAACGTCATCTGGTTCATTGTGGGGAGAAATCAGTCATCGTTGCGCCGTAA
- the LOC130696250 gene encoding uncharacterized protein LOC130696250 isoform X1 codes for MTLSDDLEVDCCEEELSEAQVNFYSNAIKEYEKALSEANQIKKEGSSVTKTGNVWLVKSTYLVKVRNPVPPATQLPPLVGQHSLNNPRSGPNLFMVRPPIPTAPPLSTKILVSTNQSSISTPITQEGTPTVVNEASLPVVEETPFPASQLLSQFTVTTAKKQKPAPLSHTPETLQVSQVVHSSHPPIVTQVTNSAKVIQIAPTVKVSHVVQIPKVAPASQAVLVTPSIQLSGNAKKANSNPSPNATKPNKPPDAPTVPAPVQSNQLMTAVTLPSNPPPPAKSVQKESGHTSEDPKLLSKTIPSLCVVVRPANAVPDAVNAKKREALDSFVKSRLVLDGRRFAEWLMQVGLLRSQQFGLCRTHCNGNPTPVPLQLRMYAEENKFPYSGGYVWISKCCDRNFVSIFRESIFEDAAHSPTVLLKLIYHWACQTTVANVVQWVKIDHPYLRLFYTMLRSVCTVEVHTSTPLFGSKNGRVEVGVISLGTTSTDGKRRDVKVEVLGVYDQETKKLRLRACEPIVGDTRSRARFTKILEPLPRWVNQKSVIMTDFTVDRTALEELGFHHVVQKNLNTVPADDRLNNRTVMDYLRKTVPKVFQNTLSLLSTATIQQFLDELIWREINGQSSSDAFHNIIRDISAQARADTGVPLVKRLPIVSVDPFKDWSINQTKANIHNTVSSNETIITSSGAMKRPISSTSKDASAASGASNPKEARSALYYATMSDSGKEATSCDPKEAETAQPTYLPCQHANCHKVTKSNLEMMMHLRQHLVEDSVSDGKDWKEHCSYCLDTLATVGQKKGHEEIRHTFLSSFSVQKSREDVATVKDIICLICHERFVSLRLLDHHLEKTHVYCEMPYRCRVCQFQTSVHSQLIDHFYDNHKKSLHLLCPLCLDTFDTKGDNLAKGFDTGHLQYLQHLKNHLPLTNGHTCKRCVLTFQQYDQLRYHVRTDHTSAVANAQVRPFSYTVIKPNSNRVMQPASQQSQTMIQSNPSIMTILPLSSDLMSPISDSCSQNTSASGSGIKSGVRTYSKDFLQDIPNTSVARRLPNVILTDDMLLTVNLCIECKEPLKKKNHFTGYMCCTLCRFSTCCCIAMKQHQNHVHKGKSGPILGSVYALSEAVKCKCGFSSTSGLELERHLVHCGEKSVIVAP; via the exons ATGACGCTTTCAGACGATTTGGAAGTCGATTGTTGTGAAGAAGAATTGAGTGAAGCTCAAGTGAACTTTTATTCAAATGCCATAAAGGAATATGAAAAAGCTTTGTCAGAAGCCAACCAAATCAAGAAAG AAGGTTCTTCAGTCACAAAAACAGGAAATGTTTGGTTAGTGAAATCTACTTACCTGGTTAAAGTTAGAAATCCAGTACCACCGGCAACACAACTACCACCATTAGTTGGCCAGCATTCTCTTAATAATCCCCGGAGTGGACCTAATTTGTTCATGGTGCGACCCCCTATTCCTACTGCACCCCCCCTCTCAACAAAAATTCTGGTATCAACCAATCAATCTTCAATTTCCACACCAATAACCCAAGAAGGAACACCTACAGTTGTTAATGAAGCTTCACTTCCAGTTGTTGAAGAAACCCCATTTCCAGCATCACAGTTACTTTCACAATTCACTGTAACTACTGCCAAAAAACAGAAACCAGCACCATTGTCACATACTCCTGAAACTCTACAAGTTTCTCAAGTGGTTCACAGTAGTCACCCACCAATTGTAACACAAGTTACTAATTCTGCAAAAGTTATCCAAATTGCCCCAACTGTCAAAGTTTCCCATGTTGTTCAAATTCCTAAAGTTGCCCCAGCTTCCCAAGCTGTGTTGGTTACCCCTTCCATACAGCTTAGTGGAAATGCCAAGAAGGCGAATAGTAATCCATCTCCTAATGCAACAAAGCCCAATAAACCACCAGATGCTCCCACAGTTCCTGCACCTGTACAATCCAATCAGCTGATGACTGCAGTGACATTGCCTTCTAACCCTCCTCCTCCAGCAAAGAGTGTCCAAAAAGAATCTGGTCACACTTCTGAAGATCCAAAACTCTTGTCCAAAACCATTCCATCACTCTGTGTCGTTGTTCGCCCTGCAAATGCAGTTCCTGATGCTGTGAATGCCAAGAAACGAGAAGCTCTAG ATTCATTTGTCAAAAGTCGTTTAGTCCTTGATGGTCGTCGGTTTGCTGAATGGCTAATGCAAGTAGGGCTACTGCGAAGTCAGCAATTCGGTTTATGTCGGACACATTGTAACGGGAACCCAACACCGGTCCCTTTACAACTTAGGATGTATGCTGAAGAGAATAAATTTCCGTACAG CGGAGGCTATGTATGGATATCAAAGTGTTGCGATCGCAATTTCGTTTCCATCTTTCGTGAATCGATATTTGAAGATGCGGCTCATTCACCAACTGTTTTATTAAAGTTGATCTACCATTGGGCTTGCCAGACAACTGTCGCCAATGTAGTACAATGGGTGAAAATAGATCATCCCTATCTTCGCCTATTTTATACCATGTTGCGAAGTGTTTGTACGGTTGAAGTCCACACCAGCACTCCGTTATTCGGTTCCAAGAACGGTCGCGTTGAAGTTGGAGTTATATCGTTGGGAACAACGTCAACAGATGGAAAACGGCGGGATGTTAAGGTTGAAGTGCTGGGCGTCTATGatcaagaaacgaaaaaactcCGGCTCCGTGCCTGCGAACCAATCGTTGGAGATACCCGTAGTCGAGCTCGATTCACCAAAATACTGGAACCTCTTCCAAG ATGGGTGAACCAGAAGTCAGTTATCATGACTGATTTCACTGTTGACCGTACTGCTCTCGAAGAGCTTGGATTTCATCATGTTGTTCAGAAAAACTTGAACACGGTACCAGCCGATGACCGCCTCAATAATCGCACGGTGATGGATTATCTCCGTAAAACTGTACCGAAGGTGTTCCAGAATACCTTGTCCCTTCTGTCTACGGCAACGATTCAGCAGTTTCTTGATGAGCTTATTTGGCGAGAAATCAACGGTCAGTCATCGTCTGACGCGTTCCACAACATTATCCGTGATATTAGCGCACAGGCTCGTGCAGATACTGGTGTGCCATTAGTCAAGCGACTACCCATTGTATCGGTTGATCCATTCAAAGACTGGAGCATTAACCAAACCAAAGCAAACATACACAACACAGTTTCTTCAAACGAAACCATCATTACCAGCTCAGGAGCTATGAAACGGCCCATTTCATCAACTAGCAAAGATGCTTCTGCAGCCAGCGGTGCAAGCAACCCGAAAGAAGCGCGTTCTGCTTTATACTATGCCACCATGTCAGATTCAGGCAAAGAGGCTACCTCATGCGATCCAAAGGAAGCGGAGACCGCACAACCCACTTATCTACCTTGTCAG CACGCGAACTGTCACAAGGTGACGAAAAGCAATTTGGAAATGATGATGCATTTGAGGCAGCACTTGGTTGAGGACTCAGTGAGCGATGGGAAGGACTGGAAAGAACATTGCAGCTACTGCTTGGATACGCTAGCTACGGTTGGCCAGAAAAAAGGGCACGAAGAAATTCGCCACACCTTTCTTTCGTCGTTCAGT GTTCAAAAATCGAGAGAAGATGTTGCCACGGTTAAAGATATAATATGTTTAATCTGTCACGAGAGATTTGTCTCTCTTCGCCTGTTAGACCATCACCTGGAAAAAACGCATGTGTATTGCGAGATGCCCTATCGGTGCCGTGTGTGTCAATTCCAGACGTCAGTGCACTCGCAGTTGATTGATCACTTTTACGACAATCATAAGAAAAGCTTGCATTTGTTATGCCCGTTGTGCCTCGATACGTTCGACACGAAAGGCGACAATTTAGCTAAAGGGTTCGATACAGGCCATTTGCAATATTTGCAACACCTGAAAAATCATCTTCCGTTGACTAATGGCCATACTTGCAAACGCTGTGTTTTGACTTTCCAACAATACGACCAGTTACGGTACCACGTCCGCACGGATCATACGTCAGCCGTTGCGAACGCCCAAGTCCGTCCTTTCTCTTACACGGTCATAAAACCAAACAGCAATAGAGTTATGCAGCCAGCCAGTCAGCAGAGTCAAACGATGATACAGTCTAACCCATCCATTATGACAATCTTACCACTTTCATCCGATTTGATGTCCCCAATTTCCGACTCTTGTTCCCAAAACACATCGGCATCTGGATCTGGAATCAAATCAGGAGTTAGGACGTACTCTAAAGATTTTCTCCAAGACATACCGAACACAAGTGTAGCTCGTCGACTTCCGAATGTGATTCTGACGGACGATATGCTTCTTACGGTTAATCTGTGCATTGAGTGCAAAGAGcctttgaagaagaaaaatcatttcactGGATACATGTGTTGCACTCTCTGTCGCTTTTCAACTTGCTGCTGCATCGCCATGAAACAACACCAAAATCATGTCCATAAAGGAAAATCAGGTCCAATTCTCG GTTCAGTTTACGCTCTGAGTGAGGCGGTGAAATGCAAGTGTGGATTCTCCAGCACCAGCGGACTTGAATTGGAACGTCATCTGGTTCATTGTGGGGAGAAATCAGTCATCGTTGCGCCGTAA